The nucleotide window CCCAGGAACGCTCGCTGTGCTCGGCACCGTCGAAGACCCGGCTTTCGAATTGCGCGCCCTTCCAACCGTTTGCCTTAAGCCATTGGTCAACGCGCTGCTGCGTCGGCGCATAGTTCGCATCGAGCGTCTTCGTGCCGTGATCGAAATAGACGCGATGTCCCCCGGGCGAAGGGAAGTGATGCTTGATGTACTCGACGAAGGCATCCGGCGCGGGGTCGTCCGTGGTGGCATCCAGGGTGAGATAAGGACCGGGCCAGTGCGTCGACAAGGCCGCTGCGCCACCGAAGACATCCGGGTATTCAGCCATGGCGTACCAGGCCATCAATCCGCCCATGCTGGAGCCCATGACGAAGGTCGATGCAGGCCTGACATCCACGGCGAAGCGCTGGTCGATGACGGGCTTCAGCTCCTGCGTCACGAACTTCAGGAACGCGTCCGAGAACGGGGCGACGGGCATGATCTGGAAGTTGCCCAGCTGCTGCGAAAACAGGGTGCGTCGTTGTTCGGGCGACAGCGCTTCCCAGGGTTTCTGCGGGAAGTACTCGCTCATGCGCTCCGTCGCCGCATTGGCGATGCCCACGATGATGAAGGATCGTGTCTTGCCTTGCGCCATCAGCTTCGCGGCCATCGCATCCGCCTGCCAGCTCGGCAACTTTCCGGCCTCACGCTCACCGAACAGGTTCTGTCCGTCGAACATGTAGAGGACGGCGTAAGGCGCATGCCTGGGATAGTCGGGAGGGAGCCAGACATCAATGTCATGGGGTGCCACGTACTG belongs to Dyella terrae and includes:
- a CDS encoding alpha/beta hydrolase; translated protein: MLRRAPFLAALMFGLLAACVPIRAADAPPAQVATVGKTEHLARFPSQYVAPHDIDVWLPPDYPRHAPYAVLYMFDGQNLFGEREAGKLPSWQADAMAAKLMAQGKTRSFIIVGIANAATERMSEYFPQKPWEALSPEQRRTLFSQQLGNFQIMPVAPFSDAFLKFVTQELKPVIDQRFAVDVRPASTFVMGSSMGGLMAWYAMAEYPDVFGGAAALSTHWPGPYLTLDATTDDPAPDAFVEYIKHHFPSPGGHRVYFDHGTKTLDANYAPTQQRVDQWLKANGWKGAQFESRVFDGAEHSERSWAARLAIPMTFLLAPPAK